From Leptolyngbyaceae cyanobacterium:
CCTCCCCATCCCCCCATCTATATAAATTTTCTTTGGCGACAATGAATTAGCCCTGCCTTTTTAAGGGGGGCAGGGGGGTTAGATTTTCCGAATTTTTCAAGCAATTTTATCCATGAATTCAATCAACTTTACCCAAAATACAGACGCCCAAATCGGGCAAGCGATCGAATCTAATATGCTTGGACATATGTCCTATTTTGCCAACCATTTACCTGGTATGGAAGTACTCGATCGACCAGATATGCTAATAATTAATTCCCGTTTACCATCAGATACATTTAACTACGTGTGTCGGTTAAATTTCACCGAATCAGAAATCGATCTTTCCCTTAAATTTGCCCTTAATTACTTTCAACAACAACAGTTACCAGCCAGCTGGTGGATCGGTGTAAATTCCAAACTAACTAACCTCACCGAACATTTGGCAAAACACGGTTTAAAACAAGTAGAAGAAGCAGCAGGTATGGCAATGAATTTAAATCAACTTCCTGCTAAATCTTCCCTACCCGCAGGATTAGAAATTAAGCCAGTAACCAATATTAATGAAATCGAACATTATGCTAATATAATCGCTACTTGTTGGAATCCATCCGATCCAAATGTCATCAAATTTTATCAACAAGCTGCTGCCATTGCTTTTCGTCCTGAAAGTCCCTTTCGTTTCTATCTCGGTTACTTAGAAAATCAACCTGTAGCTACGGGTGAGTTATGTTTAAGTGGGGGAGTGGCAGGCATTTACGGCTTAGTGACCTTGGAAAAATATAGAAAAATGGGAATTGGTACGGCAATGACTTTTACCGTTCTTTCTCATGCCAAAAATTTAGGTTATCAAACGGCGATTTTGCAAGCATCGGAAGATGGCAAAAGCATTTACTCCCGTTTGGGTTTTAGACAATTCTCTAATTTCCTGATTTATCAATGAGAAATCTGCCAAAAATCACCTATTTGTTGCCAAAGTAAATCCGGTGATTCGATTAAGGGTGCGTGAGTTGTTTCTAAGGTTTTTAACTGAGCATTAGGCATGATTTCAACCAACTGGGAAGCGATTTCTAAATATTTGCGATCGCGCAACCCAGCGATAACTAATGCAGGTGTTTGAATATCCGATAAAAGATGCCAAACAGAAGGCATGACTCCACTGCCAAAATGCTTTAAACTACAAGCTAATCCAGCAGGCTGAATGGGTAATCGTCTGGCAATTTCCCGATCGAGAAAATCTTTACCTTTCTCGACTATTCCTTGGAAAAGAGGTTGCGTTAACCAAAAATTTAGAAAATCTAAAGGGTCGGAGTTGATAATTTTTTCCGCTAGTTTCTCATCGGCTTGCCTCCTAGCTTGACGAACAGATTCTGACTCGATCCCGGCAGTTGTAGAAACTAAAATTAGGGAATGGAGACGGGAGGAATTTTTGACAGCAAATTGCAATGCCAAACGCCCACCCATTGAATAACCAAATAAATGAAACTTGCCTACTCCTAAAAAATCAAGCCATTGTTCTAATAAAAGTACTTGTCCGTTAGTTGGGAAAACGTCGCCATCTT
This genomic window contains:
- a CDS encoding GNAT family N-acetyltransferase → MNSINFTQNTDAQIGQAIESNMLGHMSYFANHLPGMEVLDRPDMLIINSRLPSDTFNYVCRLNFTESEIDLSLKFALNYFQQQQLPASWWIGVNSKLTNLTEHLAKHGLKQVEEAAGMAMNLNQLPAKSSLPAGLEIKPVTNINEIEHYANIIATCWNPSDPNVIKFYQQAAAIAFRPESPFRFYLGYLENQPVATGELCLSGGVAGIYGLVTLEKYRKMGIGTAMTFTVLSHAKNLGYQTAILQASEDGKSIYSRLGFRQFSNFLIYQ
- a CDS encoding alpha/beta fold hydrolase, producing the protein MTGFYSTTELYQSFNLVKNCCYKSLVGDFFYVDSGLETGDAIVFLHGFTGSSRDFFTISDFINNKYRCLMPDLPGHGKTSVWEDGDVFPTNGQVLLLEQWLDFLGVGKFHLFGYSMGGRLALQFAVKNSSRLHSLILVSTTAGIESESVRQARRQADEKLAEKIINSDPLDFLNFWLTQPLFQGIVEKGKDFLDREIARRLPIQPAGLACSLKHFGSGVMPSVWHLLSDIQTPALVIAGLRDRKYLEIASQLVEIMPNAQLKTLETTHAPLIESPDLLWQQIGDFWQISH